In the Manis javanica isolate MJ-LG chromosome 12, MJ_LKY, whole genome shotgun sequence genome, CTGAGTAAAAagataagtggttgccaggggttacagaggaaggagggagggatgaataggtggaacacAGGAGAATTTTTTAGGGATGTGTACCACTCTGTACTGGTGTATACATGTcatcatacatttgtccaaactcataAAAGGTACACCAAAGTAAACCCTAAGATAAACTGTGGTCtttggtgataatgatgtgtcagtgtaggttcctCAAGTGCAACagatgtaccactctggtggggtgGCATGATGAGAATGGGGGAGGTTATACACGTGTGGGGCAGGGAGTGTATGGGACTCTATTTTTCCCcccaattttgctgtgaacttaaaactgctccaAAAGATAAATTCTATTACatacaagtttaaaaataaacttgagcAATGCAAAAACAAGAAAGGCAAAAGCCCTTCAAAGTTCACTTCAAGACACCTTTGCGGCCCCAGCCTTAGGTTGGAAGGTCAAAGAAACCGGGAAAGAAGTCGGCACGCTCCCTGCGGATGGCAGAAGCGGGGAGGCAGGGAGTTAGGCCCGGCCTGAGGGTCTTACCGCTGGTCTGGTCCCTCCGGGAATTCCCAGGAAGCTCTTAAAAGTACCAATGCTCACGCCCACCGCACACCAACCGAGGCTTTCCGGTGGCAGAGTCCCGCTACCCGGAGTAGAACAGCGCTCCGGTGCATGCCCGCGGGGCTGCGGATCTCCGAGGCAGAGCGGCGGCAGGTGCGAGGAGCGGCTGGGGCCAGGCTCCGGGAAGGGAAGGACGCCGCCCGACAGCAGGGCGGCGTCCCGCGCGGTTACGCTGGTGGGGGCGCACTCCAGCCGCGTGCCTTCCGAGCGCCCGCAGCCCGGGGGCCACAATAGCCGTCCTAGGGGTAGGGGCGCCAGCTGTCCGCCCGGGAGAAGTAGAGTGGGACTCTGGGTCTGCAGCAACCGCCAGGGATCGGGTCTGGGGCCGCCGCGCGCCCGCCAGCCCTGTCTTAACAATCAAGGCCGGGGCTGCACGTGCGGACTCCGGTTCACGCTCTAGCTGATGGGGGCTCCGTCCCTTTCCCACGCTGCTGCCACCGCACGGCGATTACACCGCTTCGGACCCCGTTCGGCGACGCGAGCACGAATGTGGTCACACATACTTCCGAGCGAACTTTCTCCTACACCGGCTAACCGGGCAAATTTAACACTAAAACgcagcaaattttaaaaaacaaaggaaaagaaacaaaaagcaagcaaGCGCGGGAACGAGCTCCCAGGCAGATAAGTGGAACGTGCGTGAGAACGTGTCCCGCGCCGGGTGGGCGGCCTCCCGCCCCCCGCCCGCGGCGTCCAGGGCCCTGTCCACGCCCCAGCCGGCCCGGCACCTCGCTCCTGCTCTCCCCGCCGCGCAGCGCCGGGCGGCAGGGGAACTGATGCGGCAGCCTAAGCACTGGGGACCCACGGGGGCGCCCCTGTAGCGTCCCTCCCGCCGTCCCGGCCCCTCGCTCTGGGCGCCCCCGTCTGGCGGGTGGCGGACCGGAAGCGCGTGTTTGCCTCGAGGGCCGCCCACCCCGCCCGGCCCGTCCCCCGGCTCTTGGGCCCTTTAAGGCCGGGCGTTTCCGCAGCCGACCGCGGGGTGGGGAAAGCCAAGAGCACCGCGCGGCGGCCGACCCGGCAACCGTGAGTAGAGGCGAGGTCTCGTCTCAGGCCCCAGGGTGTTGCGGGCGGCGCTTCGGGCCACCTGGGCGGCACCCCCGGCGTGCGGCCGGGGCTTCCGAGGGCGCTGTGGACCGGACCCCGCCCCACACCCCGCCGGGATCCAGAGCTCTGGGGCCGCGGGAGGGGAGCGCGCCCCTGTCGGACCCCTAGGGGGCGGCCGGGGGGCAGGCTTGGGGCACTCGGGGCAGGCCCCTGGCCCGTGCTCTCGCTCCTCCCACGAGCGACACGGAATCCATGAGTGTCTTTCACGCCCAGACTCGAGACGAGGGAATCGCCCAGCTGGGGTCAAAAAGCAGGAAAATCAGATCGGTCGAGCGCAGGTGCGGGACCGTGGTTGTCACTGTGAACGCACTGATTCagaaggggtggagggaaggccaAAACAAACAGCCTCCCGCGAGCGGGTCGCCCTGCAGTCCGCGTGGGCCTGGGCAGATTAGAAAGCGTTTTCTGCGCGGCGCTGGGCGTTCACCCCTGCCTCGCTCACTCATAAACCGTTGCGAATTCACGGAATGGTAATGGAGTGTGGAGGGCATCATCCTGCAAGAGTTGTACAGTTCTGGGTTCTTTTTGTCCAAAGACATTCCTTAGCCATGAATTCAGAGCTACATCTACACTTCCTATAAGAGGAAAAGCCATACAAAAGGAATTTGACAGTTAGACACCTGTTTCTTCTTTTGAGCTTGTAAAACGACGTTGAAAAGCATTTGGAGCTACTTGAGAGAGAGTGCATTTTCTGGCCAGGAGGTCACTCAGGATTCTTTTGCCCAACAGCTTTGAGGGAGCAGAAAGCTGGGCGCAGGCAAAATGGCCCTGGTGCCTTATGAGGAGACCGCAGGAATGGGGTTGCAGAAATTCCACAAGCCTCTTGCCACCTTCTCCTTTGCAAATCACACGATCCATATTCGGCAGGACTGGAGGCAGCTGGGAGTCGCAGCAGTGGTTTGGGACGCGGTAAGTAAACCCTGGGGATCTCTGAGTACCTCCGCAGTTGATTCTAAGActggtctttatttttttaaaacaccagCTTTAtagagatataattcatataccatacatTCCacctttttaaagtgtacaattaagtgatttttttaaacgtAAATTCAGAATGATGCAACAACCATCACCAAGCTCAGTTTTAACACATTTTCATCCCTccaccccctccaaaaaaaatttGTGTCTATTAGAAATactttcctgcctcctcccccagcaAATAGGTTGCATTTTAAGGGCTAGTGAGAGAAAACTGAGGGAAGGTAAATGACTCATCAGTCACTTACCCAGTAGGAAAGAGGTAGGACTGGAGGGAGAGCAGGAGCCCCTAACAGCCCTGGTCACTCATTAAGTCAATTTTTaagttgtttaattttaaaagtatcgCAcaaagaatattgtcaaatggtaAAGGCCaaaaagataatcttttcaatTTCCATAGTTGTAATCGTTGCAAAATTATACTACAATTGCTTTTTCACTTCTTCCTCTCCCACTACTGTTCTGTCAGCTGCTTGAGACAGTGACTTGCCCTGAGCATCTAGCATTATACCTGGGATTCAGTGGGAGCTCATTTAATTTTGGATAAATAATTGGCATAGATAAAAGTTGACAGTTTTAGCATTGTTTTAGGGATGTTAGAGAAACATTTAGGAATAAAAATCTTAATATATTCTAACCCAGTGATACCACGTCTAGGAATCTAGCCCAAGGTAACTATGTAAAAAGTATTCCCAGAACCAGTAATAAAGATACAGTAGTGAGGAATGAAATGGGTGAGCCTCCTAAATGCTCATTGGTAAGAGGAATTGCTAACTATACTAACAGTATGTGGGCATGAAaaccaaattatatttttaaattatgttaacaGTACAATCCTgaagtgagcatttcataatgtatgtaattgctcactattatttttttaaaatatgtaatgcaTTTATAGAATTGTGTGCAAATGctaactcacacacacatcaAGTATTCAAACTTTGACCAAAACTTCTCTTTTGATGCCCAATAATAGATGGTGAGAGATCCTGTGAGGTGATGACTGTCAGGGACACAAGAAAAGGAGCACAGCTCCAAGAACCTCTGGGTGATGTTATGGCTTTGCTGACTTGAGCATAACTGAGGAAAGGGGCAGCCCCTCAAGCAAAATCACACTGGTCACGTTAGCTCTGCTCGAGTAGTGTTGTAAACCTCAAGTGTAAAAGTGCTGTGACACAGTGTGAAATTAAATTTCCCAAACTAAATTAAATTTTTCAGCTTGTGTGGGCAGTGTTACTGACCACTGCTGTCCCTGTTAGGGACTTTGGTGGGGCCTGGGTAGCCATGCTGTCGGACAGACGTGGTGTCTGCTGGCTCTAGGAGGTTCCGTCCCAGCAGCGGCTGAGCTCGGTGTGTGAAGCTGGGAAGAGAACCTTGCAGTGGGAGAGGGGTGTGTGATCCCTTCCTGCCGGCATGTAGCCTACTTGAAACCCCTCAGCTCTTGAAGCTCTTATTGACCTTTATCATAATGCTGTGTTTTGACTCAGGCTGTTGTGCTTTCCACATACCTGGAGATGGGAGCCGTGGAGCTCAGGGGCCGCTCTGCCGTGGAGCTGGGTGCTGGCACGGGGCTGGTGGGCATAGTGGCTGCCCTGCTGGGTGAGTGTGATACGCCTTTGTGAGTGGACCATGTCTCATTCAGTGTGCCTTGGGCCTAGCACAGCACCTGCCACACAGTAAAGACTCAAATAGTTCTGGAATAAGAGATGAAACAAACTAGAAAATCATGAAAATTAATGTTTCCATTATAAAAGTGATGTTAACTCTATTACAAAAATAGTCTTAGAAACAGTctgaaaaggaggggaaaacCTTCCAAAGATTCTAATTATTCATTGACTGTGCAGCATAATTACaattaacattttggtgtatttccttccattcttttttatccatCTGTATTTTTAATCACAGTTGTAATAATGGTTACagatgtgtgtatttgtgtgcaggtatatatatatatatatatgtacacacatttcCTTTAGCATCATGTCATATGCATTTCTCTGCTAGTACATGATTTTCATACTAATTATTTGTAGTGGTCACAAAATATTAGGGTGGAGAAGTTTTGATGTTGAAACCTGAGGGTAAGAAAAAGTTCAtctctttaaaatggaaagagaacTAGAATAGACAGGATTTTGAAATGTCAGGAAGAGATTGATCTCCTTTTTAAAGTACTGTCATTTTTCATAACCTGAGTCACTTATTCCTGAACGCCCACCCTGAGAGCCTGGCACGTTTGTAGGTACAGAAGATAGAGCAGGTGAGCAAGTCGGGAAGGTCATGCTCTCAGGAAGCTTCCATTTTAATCCTacctgggaggagagggaggagaagCAAATTACATAAAAAGCCCCAAAAAGGTTTAGTGCAATGCAGAACGTTAACATAGGGCGATGAAACTTACCTGATAGAGAAAAAAACAGCTGCTGTTTACTGGGTGGTTCCAGTGTTCTGTGTGCTGTGTCTTTGCATTCTCCCATCCTCACCACCTGTCTGCATGGTAAGCCTACTTGGAGGTGTCTTCAAGAGGTTATGTGGCATTAGCCAGGAGAAAGGGGTGAAGGCTTAACAGtaggggttaagtaacttgcgCAGAGTCACAGAGCTAATGGACTATGTAGTCAAAGTTTGAATCAAGTTCTGACTCTTACATGCTGGTTCTTAGTTTGAAAATCTCTCCAGCCTTTGCAATACTTGGAAACtattcttagaaaacaaaaataaagataggGTTTCGTGAGTTGTGGTAGGTCAGGGAATCTGGATTTTAAAAGTTTCCCAGGTAATCTGATGCTCAACCAAGTCTGGGGGACCACTGTCTAAAAATCTAATGCTCaggaagaaactgtcttttaGTTTTCTATAATTCTAGTTCAAGTCTCCACTGgacttttatttatatgtttaactGAAAACTAGACGTCTCTACCTAGCTATTCGTCAGCACCTCAAGCAATACATATTTAAACTTGAACTCTTCCTCCCTTTACCAAACTCGACCTTTCTCTTTTGTTGTGAGTTATCATCACTAGCCAAGCAGTCATGCAGGCCGACTCTGGTGTGCCTTCCCCAACCCCAACTGTCCCTTGAGCTCTAAtgattctgtctttctgtctagcAACTACTTCTTGGTTGCATTTCTCCCTTTCCATTCCCACTGCCTGGGTGGAGCCTTCATCACCTATCTTCTCTGTAATTATACCCACATTCCCACCTGATCTTTCATCTCTGCTTTGTCTTCTCACGTGTACTTTCCTGATGGAAACTGGGGCCCACTCTCCCCAGGGGGTCAGAGTGACCCGCTAAGAGGCCACAGTGATGGGGTGACCTGTGTCCCCCACTGCCTGCAGGACCCGCAGGCTTCGCTGTAGGCTGCCAGGCAGCGGTCCCAGGGGTGCACACTGCTCCTGGCCTGGCCCTTCTGCTGGAGTGCCCTTTCTTTACCCCTGCCCCCTGGTTAGGGCCACATCTTTTATGTGTGAGCTTAGATT is a window encoding:
- the METTL21A gene encoding protein N-lysine methyltransferase METTL21A isoform X3, which produces MALVPYEETAGMGLQKFHKPLATFSFANHTIHIRQDWRQLGVAAVVWDAAVVLSTYLEMGAVELRGRSAVELGAGTGLVGIVAALLADDISSLTEKTGAIRRELVQPPIPPLTHLHLDPQPLSLLLMLGADEKSILLRASHSPLPGHCSRGFCPAALLLPLSA
- the METTL21A gene encoding protein N-lysine methyltransferase METTL21A isoform X5, producing MALVPYEETAGMGLQKFHKPLATFSFANHTIHIRQDWRQLGVAAVVWDAAVVLSTYLEMGAVELRGRSAVELGAGTGLVGIVAALLETETSVIPCSPGVAAAEWLSWALTSEYWGSNPSIASCSLCDVGSQEKLKIWTEECRHKRT
- the METTL21A gene encoding protein N-lysine methyltransferase METTL21A isoform X6, which gives rise to MALVPYEETAGMGLQKFHKPLATFSFANHTIHIRQDWRQLGVAAVVWDAAVVLSTYLEMGAVELRGRSAVELGAGTGLVGIVAALLGNHNLDQDLEYFQDP
- the METTL21A gene encoding protein N-lysine methyltransferase METTL21A isoform X4, giving the protein MALVPYEETAGMGLQKFHKPLATFSFANHTIHIRQDWRQLGVAAVVWDAAVVLSTYLEMGAVELRGRSAVELGAGTGLVGIVAALLETETSVIPCSPGVAAAEWLSWALTSEYWGSNPSIASCSLCDVGSAISEDFFFFFPVKLHLLIRSCHWR